From a single Pirellulaceae bacterium genomic region:
- a CDS encoding serine/threonine protein kinase, which yields MDRTELLSLEHTLLTTFQQLETCVGRAQAILPVAQAEQLLDLLPTGGIEVQRFVLIELVKRDMNSAAENGQVRLLDFYLPSCGKWLGPDRIPIDLVLEELQVRRDSGQSPTLMEYQHRFPRWADALADFRWEQQSTRHWSVGSYIPGLEAGQTLDDFHIIRTLGRGAFAQVYLARQESMQRLVALKVSSRVTDESQLLSQLDHPNIVRVYDQRRIAELDIHLLYMQVILGGTLARVIRETRACPIQQLNGAELLRVIDEALVEVQQIPPERGKSPLKQMNWAATTAWLGAQLANGLQAAHDRGVYHYDVKPANILLSPEGQPKLADFNVSVLRVGDEIDTRVGGTLAYMSPEQLLAASLESPGPKLDQRSDLYSLAIVLWEFWQGTRPWSVEGSDTRRSAVQQQVEARMQPLSSYRADNSAAGQWLERVLRHALHQDPQQRPVNCREFSTRLQLAQHPELVGRFAPEDGTLQKRLLQLPVLLVTAVIIFATNGPAGALNYSYNEQAIISKFERLLPFFAASSTLLNIIAFSTGGILLVCFCWKVRQALQRASQNLAARDSDIDWVWKFGHRAAVISGGMWLVFGLIFPITMQLYQPDFGWGDFMHFFMSLAVCGGMALIYPFFGVSLLTTLVYYPQIISPTMRDASFEIRAEWLRRRASVYLVLSAVVPLIALGLLTMVGSVATRGLQLLLVVLTLVGLVVSFKAHQWLLRALNQYASVFDPESPDSTPSGRPLV from the coding sequence ATGGATCGCACCGAGCTGCTGTCGCTTGAACACACGCTATTAACCACGTTTCAGCAGCTTGAGACGTGTGTAGGACGAGCGCAAGCCATTCTCCCGGTAGCTCAGGCTGAGCAGCTTCTGGATTTGCTACCCACCGGCGGCATTGAGGTGCAGCGATTTGTGCTGATTGAGCTGGTCAAGCGGGATATGAATTCGGCCGCTGAAAATGGCCAAGTTCGCTTGTTGGATTTTTATTTGCCGAGCTGCGGCAAATGGCTGGGGCCAGACAGAATTCCAATCGACTTGGTCCTGGAGGAGCTGCAAGTGCGTCGCGACAGTGGCCAGTCGCCAACGCTGATGGAGTATCAACACAGGTTTCCACGGTGGGCTGATGCACTGGCTGACTTTCGCTGGGAACAGCAGAGTACGCGGCACTGGAGCGTTGGATCATACATACCCGGGTTGGAAGCCGGACAGACGTTGGACGATTTCCATATTATTCGCACGCTGGGTCGGGGTGCCTTTGCGCAGGTCTATTTGGCGCGCCAAGAGTCGATGCAACGTCTGGTAGCGCTCAAAGTTTCTTCGCGAGTTACCGATGAGTCGCAATTGTTGTCGCAGCTGGACCATCCAAACATCGTGCGGGTGTACGATCAGCGGCGCATCGCGGAACTAGATATTCACCTGTTGTATATGCAGGTCATTCTGGGTGGCACGTTGGCTCGAGTCATCCGGGAAACGCGCGCATGTCCGATCCAACAATTAAACGGCGCGGAACTACTGAGAGTCATCGATGAAGCATTGGTGGAAGTCCAGCAAATTCCACCCGAGCGTGGCAAGTCACCCTTGAAACAAATGAATTGGGCAGCCACCACAGCTTGGTTAGGGGCTCAACTGGCCAATGGATTACAGGCTGCGCATGATCGGGGAGTCTATCATTACGATGTCAAACCGGCCAACATTCTGCTTTCGCCAGAAGGTCAGCCCAAGTTAGCCGACTTCAATGTAAGCGTGCTACGAGTCGGCGATGAGATTGATACACGCGTTGGCGGCACGCTAGCCTATATGTCGCCGGAACAGTTGCTGGCAGCCAGCCTGGAATCGCCCGGGCCCAAGCTCGATCAACGTTCCGATCTTTATTCCTTGGCCATCGTGCTTTGGGAATTTTGGCAGGGGACACGTCCTTGGTCTGTAGAGGGTTCGGATACGCGACGGTCTGCAGTCCAGCAGCAGGTCGAGGCGCGAATGCAGCCACTCTCCTCGTACCGCGCCGACAACAGCGCGGCAGGCCAGTGGCTCGAGCGCGTCCTGCGACATGCGCTCCATCAAGATCCTCAGCAGCGTCCGGTCAACTGCCGCGAATTTTCGACTCGTCTGCAACTTGCGCAGCATCCTGAATTGGTCGGACGATTTGCGCCAGAAGACGGAACCCTTCAGAAGCGATTGTTGCAACTGCCGGTTTTACTGGTAACGGCGGTAATCATTTTTGCAACCAATGGCCCGGCCGGTGCATTGAACTACAGTTACAATGAGCAGGCGATTATAAGCAAGTTCGAACGCCTGCTGCCTTTCTTTGCGGCTAGTTCAACACTGCTGAACATCATCGCCTTTTCTACCGGTGGCATCCTGTTAGTTTGTTTTTGCTGGAAAGTACGACAGGCTCTCCAACGCGCGTCGCAGAACCTGGCTGCGCGTGACTCGGATATTGACTGGGTGTGGAAATTTGGTCATCGCGCGGCGGTCATCAGTGGTGGCATGTGGCTCGTGTTCGGGCTGATCTTTCCGATCACCATGCAGCTCTACCAGCCAGACTTCGGTTGGGGCGATTTCATGCACTTTTTTATGAGCCTAGCGGTTTGTGGAGGCATGGCCCTGATCTATCCGTTTTTTGGAGTTTCACTACTCACTACGCTGGTCTACTACCCCCAGATTATCTCGCCGACGATGCGCGATGCGTCGTTTGAAATTCGAGCCGAATGGTTGCGCCGTCGGGCGAGCGTCTATCTGGTGCTTTCGGCTGTTGTGCCGTTAATTGCTTTGGGGCTGTTGACCATGGTGGGTTCAGTCGCAACTCGCGGATTGCAATTGCTGTTGGTGGTGCTGACCCTGGTTGGACTGGTCGTGTCATTCAAGGCTCATCAGTGGCTGCTGCGAGCCCTCAATCAATATGCAAGTGTATTTGATCCCGAGTCGCCTGATTCGACCCCATCTGGACGGCCCCTGGTTTAG
- the dnaJ gene encoding molecular chaperone DnaJ, with translation MTSTKRDYYEVLQVSRTATAAEISKSYRRLAIKYHPDSNPDDQDAIDKFKECAEAYEVLSDAQKRAAYDQYGHSGVDGQARGFRDVGDIFEAFGDMFGGTIFEDLFGGGGGRSRSRPRRGADLRCDVTLELEEAATGCSKQIKLTRHTKCATCSGSGAAPGSQPQTCARCKGAGQIVQATGILRVQTTCPQCHGNGRVITTPCQECGGDGALPDEVALEVQIPAGVDDGMRVRLNGEGQPSPNGGPAGDAYCFIQIRPHRIFKREGHDLIVQLPLSYSQAVLGTVIEIPSLSGPRAIDIPAGTQSGEVFRLRGLGMPDPRSRMRGDLLVHTFVEIPKKVSPQQEELLRKLASLDEEHVTPQRRSFFDRVMQYFRTDEEGQSAQST, from the coding sequence ATGACCAGCACCAAACGCGATTATTACGAAGTGCTGCAAGTCAGCCGCACCGCCACGGCGGCTGAAATATCCAAATCGTATCGACGATTGGCCATCAAGTATCATCCGGATAGCAATCCCGATGATCAAGATGCCATCGACAAATTCAAAGAATGCGCTGAAGCCTACGAAGTGCTGTCGGATGCTCAGAAGCGAGCGGCCTACGACCAGTATGGACATTCGGGCGTGGATGGCCAGGCCCGAGGCTTTCGCGATGTAGGCGACATCTTCGAAGCTTTCGGCGACATGTTCGGGGGCACGATCTTTGAAGATCTGTTTGGCGGCGGTGGCGGCCGCTCGCGGAGTAGGCCACGACGCGGTGCCGATTTGCGGTGTGATGTGACCTTGGAATTGGAAGAGGCCGCGACTGGTTGCAGTAAGCAGATCAAGTTGACTCGGCATACCAAGTGTGCAACTTGCAGCGGTTCCGGGGCGGCCCCCGGTTCTCAGCCTCAGACGTGCGCCCGCTGTAAAGGGGCGGGGCAGATCGTTCAGGCCACAGGGATTCTGCGTGTGCAGACCACTTGCCCACAATGTCACGGCAACGGTCGAGTTATCACCACGCCCTGCCAGGAGTGCGGCGGCGATGGCGCGCTACCCGACGAAGTTGCGTTGGAAGTGCAGATACCTGCTGGAGTCGATGATGGAATGCGTGTCCGCCTCAACGGCGAGGGGCAGCCAAGCCCGAACGGCGGACCAGCAGGTGATGCTTACTGTTTTATTCAAATTCGACCACATCGTATTTTCAAGCGCGAAGGCCACGATCTGATCGTCCAGTTGCCGCTCAGCTACAGTCAGGCCGTGCTGGGGACGGTCATCGAGATACCCTCGTTGAGTGGTCCAAGGGCGATTGACATCCCGGCTGGTACGCAGAGTGGCGAAGTCTTTCGGCTGCGCGGTTTGGGGATGCCCGATCCACGTTCCAGAATGCGTGGCGACTTGTTGGTGCATACCTTTGTGGAGATTCCCAAGAAGGTAAGCCCGCAGCAGGAAGAACTGCTTCGCAAATTGGCTTCGCTGGACGAAGAGCATGTAACACCTCAGCGTCGATCGTTTTTCGATCGCGTGATGCAATATTTCCGGACTGACGAAGAAGGCCAGTCCGCACAGTCGACCTAG
- the groL gene encoding chaperonin GroEL (60 kDa chaperone family; promotes refolding of misfolded polypeptides especially under stressful conditions; forms two stacked rings of heptamers to form a barrel-shaped 14mer; ends can be capped by GroES; misfolded proteins enter the barrel where they are refolded when GroES binds), which yields MAKQMVFDDEARQSLLAGVSKLARAVRSTLGPRGRNAVLDKGWGSPKVTKDGVTVAEDIDLDDPYENLGAQLVKEAASKTNDVAGDGTTTATVLAEAIFREGLKMIAAGADPMALSRGMSKAVAEVSEALTKMSQKIDEKSKKEIKQVATIAGNNDPTIGDVLADAFLKVGKDGVITVEEGRGSETTVEVVEGMQFDRGFLSPHFVTNADQVAVELEDCYVLLFEEKISANKKLIPLLEAISKSKKPLLIIAEDVDGEALATLVVNKMRGILSVCAVKAPGYGDRRKAILGDLGVLTGGQVIFKDLGIDLESVKLSDLGRAKKVRITSEETVLVGGAGKKDAIEGRAAQIRREIELTDSDYDREKLQERLAKLAGGVAQISVGAATETEMKERKALLDDAKSATQAALQEGIVPGGGVALIRCEATLKKLALEGDEKMGATIIQNVLDCPLRAIANNAGADGAVVVNRVRQQKTKTEGYDANSDCYTDLVAAGVIDPAKVVRTALQNAASVASLLLTTESLITEIPKEEEPEAGGHHDHGMGGGMGGMGGMGGMDMGGMM from the coding sequence GTGGCAAAGCAAATGGTGTTTGACGATGAGGCCCGGCAATCGCTGTTGGCCGGTGTGTCGAAGCTAGCGCGGGCAGTGCGTAGCACTCTCGGTCCGAGGGGCCGAAACGCGGTTTTGGATAAGGGTTGGGGGTCCCCGAAGGTCACTAAAGATGGTGTGACCGTTGCTGAAGATATCGACTTGGATGACCCCTATGAGAATCTGGGTGCGCAACTAGTCAAGGAAGCGGCCAGTAAGACGAACGATGTGGCCGGCGACGGCACTACCACCGCTACGGTGTTAGCAGAGGCCATCTTTCGTGAGGGCCTGAAGATGATCGCAGCTGGTGCCGACCCGATGGCGCTGTCGCGCGGTATGAGCAAGGCCGTGGCTGAAGTGTCTGAAGCGCTCACCAAAATGTCCCAGAAGATCGACGAGAAGAGTAAGAAGGAGATCAAGCAGGTCGCTACGATCGCTGGTAACAACGATCCAACCATTGGGGATGTGTTGGCCGATGCCTTCCTGAAGGTTGGTAAGGATGGGGTCATCACCGTTGAGGAGGGCCGCGGCAGTGAAACGACCGTCGAGGTCGTTGAGGGCATGCAGTTCGATCGTGGTTTTCTGTCTCCGCACTTTGTGACCAACGCAGATCAGGTGGCGGTCGAGTTGGAGGATTGCTATGTTCTGTTGTTTGAGGAAAAGATCAGTGCTAATAAGAAATTGATTCCGCTGCTCGAAGCTATCAGTAAGTCCAAAAAGCCGTTGCTGATCATTGCCGAAGACGTTGACGGTGAAGCGCTGGCTACGTTGGTGGTCAATAAGATGCGCGGAATTCTGAGCGTGTGTGCCGTTAAGGCCCCTGGTTACGGCGATCGTCGCAAGGCAATCCTGGGCGACTTGGGCGTGTTGACCGGTGGTCAGGTAATTTTCAAGGACTTGGGCATCGACTTGGAGAGTGTCAAGCTGAGCGATCTGGGGCGTGCTAAGAAGGTGCGTATTACTAGCGAAGAGACCGTCTTGGTCGGTGGTGCTGGTAAGAAAGATGCTATCGAAGGTCGTGCGGCGCAAATTCGGCGCGAGATTGAGCTGACTGATAGCGACTACGATCGCGAGAAATTGCAAGAGCGTTTGGCTAAGCTGGCTGGAGGGGTGGCTCAGATTTCGGTCGGTGCCGCAACCGAAACCGAGATGAAGGAGCGTAAGGCGCTATTGGACGATGCCAAGTCTGCCACGCAGGCGGCATTGCAAGAAGGTATCGTGCCCGGAGGTGGTGTGGCATTGATTCGCTGTGAGGCGACGCTCAAGAAGCTGGCCCTGGAGGGCGACGAAAAGATGGGGGCCACCATCATTCAGAACGTGCTGGATTGCCCGCTGCGAGCCATTGCGAACAATGCTGGCGCTGATGGTGCGGTTGTTGTTAATCGAGTTCGTCAGCAAAAGACCAAGACCGAAGGCTATGACGCCAACTCCGACTGCTATACCGATCTGGTTGCGGCTGGCGTGATTGACCCCGCTAAGGTTGTTCGCACCGCGCTTCAAAACGCTGCCAGCGTGGCTTCGCTATTGCTGACCACCGAATCGCTGATCACCGAAATTCCTAAGGAAGAAGAGCCTGAAGCGGGAGGTCACCACGACCATGGTATGGGTGGTGGCATGGGTGGTATGGGCGGCATGGGCGGCATGGACATGGGCGGCATGATGTAG
- a CDS encoding nucleotide exchange factor GrpE yields the protein MSHHKQSQSHEVVPEDSKHQPRGSDVESASIDQALHDGVESVIEELSDGKLSLETRLADAEHQVLLAQAELENFRQRMRRESDQQLKYANLPLVRDLLDVIDNLNRATQAAGQDAQSNAAGGQALLEGVQLVLRQFESVLAKYGCQPIRSLGRDFDPNYHEAISQMPSQEHASGVVAHEVAVGYILHDRVVRPSSVIVSTGPGPG from the coding sequence ATGTCTCATCACAAACAATCACAGTCCCATGAGGTTGTACCTGAGGACAGCAAGCACCAGCCACGCGGTAGCGACGTAGAATCTGCGTCGATCGATCAAGCCCTCCACGATGGTGTGGAGAGCGTCATCGAAGAATTGAGTGACGGCAAACTGTCGTTGGAAACCCGGTTGGCCGACGCCGAGCATCAAGTCTTGCTGGCCCAAGCCGAATTGGAAAATTTTCGACAGCGGATGCGGCGTGAGTCAGATCAACAGCTCAAATATGCCAACCTGCCGCTGGTTCGCGATCTGTTGGATGTAATTGATAACCTCAATCGCGCGACACAGGCAGCTGGTCAAGATGCGCAATCCAATGCCGCCGGCGGGCAGGCACTGTTAGAAGGCGTGCAGTTAGTGCTGCGGCAGTTTGAAAGCGTCCTGGCCAAGTATGGCTGCCAACCCATCCGATCGCTCGGTCGAGACTTTGATCCCAACTATCATGAGGCCATTTCTCAGATGCCCAGTCAAGAGCACGCCTCAGGTGTGGTAGCTCATGAAGTGGCCGTAGGTTACATACTGCATGACCGCGTTGTGCGCCCCAGTAGCGTCATCGTTAGTACTGGCCCTGGCCCCGGCTAA
- the groES gene encoding co-chaperone GroES, producing the protein MSKIKLRPLDDRVVVRPQDAEETTAGGIVLPDSAKEKPQRGEVVAVGPGKLLDNGNRGTLSVAVGDVVIYGKYGGSDIEIDGQEVKILRESDILAKVLA; encoded by the coding sequence ATGTCTAAAATCAAGCTTCGTCCGCTAGATGATCGTGTTGTTGTGCGCCCTCAGGACGCCGAAGAGACCACTGCCGGTGGCATTGTGCTGCCTGATTCTGCCAAGGAAAAGCCGCAGCGCGGCGAAGTCGTGGCGGTTGGTCCTGGCAAGCTGCTGGATAACGGCAATCGCGGTACGTTATCGGTAGCGGTTGGTGATGTCGTGATTTACGGTAAGTATGGTGGAAGCGATATCGAGATCGATGGCCAAGAAGTCAAGATATTGCGGGAAAGCGATATTTTGGCCAAGGTTCTGGCCTAG
- a CDS encoding zinc ribbon domain-containing protein, which produces MPTYDYQCDACDHKFELYQGINDPKKKKCPQCGQLKLRRLLGTGAAIVFKGSGFYQTDYRSEGYKKAAAAEQSSSETSAGKSGDSAKSGDKSTAGDTAKSSPSSGQAIASSSGNSAASKEGKSKRRGSDGGSSAQK; this is translated from the coding sequence ATGCCAACTTACGATTATCAATGTGACGCTTGCGATCATAAGTTCGAACTGTACCAAGGCATCAATGATCCCAAGAAAAAAAAATGTCCACAGTGCGGGCAGCTCAAGCTGCGGCGCTTGTTGGGGACAGGCGCAGCCATCGTCTTCAAGGGATCAGGTTTTTACCAAACCGACTATCGCAGCGAAGGCTACAAGAAAGCGGCCGCTGCCGAGCAGTCCAGTTCTGAAACTTCCGCCGGAAAATCCGGCGATTCAGCAAAGTCCGGCGACAAGTCCACCGCCGGCGACACTGCGAAATCGAGTCCGTCCAGCGGCCAAGCAATCGCAAGCTCGTCTGGTAACAGTGCGGCTTCCAAGGAAGGAAAATCCAAGCGGCGCGGAAGCGACGGCGGAAGTTCAGCCCAAAAATAG
- the groL gene encoding chaperonin GroEL (60 kDa chaperone family; promotes refolding of misfolded polypeptides especially under stressful conditions; forms two stacked rings of heptamers to form a barrel-shaped 14mer; ends can be capped by GroES; misfolded proteins enter the barrel where they are refolded when GroES binds), with protein sequence MFEDHARARMLRGVEKLADAVAVTMGPTGRNVIIDKSFGGPSVTKDGVTVAKEIELEDRFENMGAKLVVEVAQKTSDLAGDGTTTATILARAIFKEGLRNIVAGSNPTAIRRGIEKAVEAAVERLHELGKPVADHKQVAHVGAISANNDMQIGELIADALERVGKDGVITVEEGKTAETTVQYVDGMQFDKGFTSPYFINEPSTMTCTFDNALILLYEKKISNIRELVPILEKVSQSGRPLLIIAEDVDAEALTLLVVNKLRGTLKVCAVKAPGFGDRRKAMMGDIATLTGGTFISQDLGIQLENVTLEQLGRAKKVTVDKSNTTIVEGGGTRATIDQRVAQIRAQIEQTDSEYDREKLQERLAKLAGGVAVISVGAETEADMKQKKARVEDALHATRAAMEEGIVPGGGVALVRCLEAVQAAIGKCKGDEKIGADIVLRSLSAPMRQIADNAGIDGSVVVDEVSQKALNIGYDANRGEYVDMLKSGIIDPVKVTRTALANAASIAGLLLTTEALVTNFDKEDKGKRVEGAIA encoded by the coding sequence ATGTTTGAAGATCACGCTCGCGCCCGGATGCTGCGGGGCGTGGAGAAGTTGGCGGACGCAGTCGCGGTCACGATGGGGCCGACTGGACGCAACGTAATTATCGATAAGAGCTTTGGCGGTCCCTCGGTTACCAAAGACGGGGTCACCGTGGCCAAGGAGATCGAATTGGAGGATCGTTTTGAAAATATGGGGGCCAAGTTGGTGGTCGAGGTCGCCCAGAAGACCAGTGATCTGGCCGGCGATGGAACCACCACGGCTACGATTCTGGCCCGAGCGATTTTCAAGGAGGGCTTGAGAAACATTGTGGCCGGCAGCAATCCGACGGCTATTCGTCGCGGCATTGAGAAAGCCGTAGAAGCAGCAGTCGAAAGACTGCATGAGCTGGGCAAGCCAGTTGCAGACCACAAACAGGTGGCTCATGTGGGTGCAATCAGCGCCAACAACGACATGCAAATCGGCGAGTTGATTGCCGATGCGCTGGAGCGGGTTGGTAAAGATGGCGTTATCACCGTTGAAGAAGGCAAGACTGCAGAAACGACCGTCCAGTACGTAGACGGGATGCAGTTCGATAAGGGCTTCACGTCGCCGTACTTCATCAACGAGCCTAGTACGATGACCTGCACCTTTGATAACGCATTGATTTTGCTGTATGAAAAGAAGATCAGCAACATTCGTGAACTGGTACCGATCCTGGAGAAGGTCAGCCAGAGCGGACGTCCGCTGTTAATTATTGCCGAAGATGTCGATGCTGAAGCGTTGACCCTGCTGGTTGTCAACAAGCTGCGTGGCACGCTGAAGGTCTGTGCGGTCAAGGCACCAGGTTTTGGAGATCGTCGCAAGGCGATGATGGGCGACATCGCTACACTAACCGGCGGTACGTTCATCAGTCAAGACCTGGGTATTCAGCTTGAGAACGTGACGCTGGAGCAGCTTGGACGTGCTAAGAAGGTGACGGTGGATAAGAGCAATACCACCATTGTGGAAGGTGGCGGAACGCGGGCCACTATTGACCAGCGCGTCGCTCAGATTCGTGCGCAGATCGAGCAAACCGACAGCGAGTACGATCGGGAGAAGCTGCAAGAGCGGCTGGCTAAGTTAGCCGGAGGCGTTGCGGTCATCAGTGTCGGTGCCGAGACAGAAGCTGACATGAAGCAGAAAAAGGCACGTGTCGAAGACGCTCTGCATGCCACGCGAGCTGCCATGGAAGAGGGGATTGTACCCGGTGGTGGCGTAGCGCTGGTGCGCTGTCTGGAAGCTGTCCAAGCAGCGATTGGCAAGTGCAAGGGTGATGAAAAAATCGGTGCCGATATCGTGCTGCGAAGCCTGTCTGCCCCCATGCGGCAAATCGCCGACAACGCGGGCATTGATGGCTCTGTGGTGGTTGACGAAGTTAGCCAAAAGGCGCTGAACATTGGCTACGATGCCAACCGGGGCGAGTACGTTGATATGCTGAAGTCGGGCATCATCGATCCCGTCAAGGTAACACGCACAGCTCTCGCCAACGCAGCCAGCATCGCTGGACTGCTGTTGACAACCGAGGCACTCGTGACCAACTTTGACAAAGAAGATAAGGGCAAGCGAGTTGAGGGCGCGATTGCTTAA